A segment of the Leclercia adecarboxylata genome:
TTTGGCGTCGCCCGTCTCGAAGAAGCCCTGCGCCTGCGCGAAGGGGGGATCACCCAGCCGATCCTGCTACTCGAGGGCTTCTTTAACGCCACCGACCTGCCGACCATCGCCGCAAAACGGCTGCATACCGCGGTGCACAACCTGGAGCAGCTCGAGGCGCTGGAGAGCGCGGTACTCAGCGAGCCTGTCACCGTCTGGATGAAGCTCGACACCGGCATGCACCGTCTGGGCATTCGCCCGGAGCAGGCAGAGGCCTTTTATCAGCGCTTAAGCCAGTGCCAGAACGTTCACCAGCCGGTCAATATCGTCAGCCATTTTGCCCGGGCCGACGAGCCCGAATGCGGTGCGACCGAGCAGCAGCTCGATATCTTCAATACCTTCTGCGAAGGCAAGCCAGGGATGCGCTCGATTGCGGCCTCCGGCGGCATTCTGCTGTGGCCGCAGTCCCATTTCGACTGGGCACGTCCGGGCATTATCCTCTACGGCGTCTCGCCGCTGGAGGGTAAACCCTGGGGGCCAGACTTTGGTTTTCAGCCGGTGATGTCGCTCACCTCCAGCCTGATTGCGGTGCGCGAGCATAAAGCCGGGGAACCGGTGGGCTATGGCGGCACCTGGGTCAGCGAGCGCGATACCCGTCTGGGCGTGGTGGCGATGGGCTACGGCGACGGCTACCCGCGCGCCGCGCCGTCCGGTACGCCGGTGCTGGTGAACGGCCGCGAAGTGACCATCGTCGGACGCGTGGCGATGGACATGATCTGTATTGACCTCGGGCCCGAGGCGCAGGAGAAAGCGGGCGATCCGGTGACCCTTTGGGGCGAAGGGTTACTCGTAGAGCGGATCGCGGAAATCACAAAAGTGAGTGCTTACGAACTTATCACACGCCTGACGTCGCGGGTGGCGATGCACTACCTCGACTGACGGCTTTACTCCCTCTCCTGATGGGAGAGGGAGTAAAGCAGGTTCTGTTGCCCAACCCCCATCTTCCTTAACATCCTCTCGATCTTCTGCTGCTTCCGGTTTATTGTTGAATTCCCTGCCTCATTATTATCCGGAGAACCATCGCGTGTTCCAGAAAGTCGACGCCTATGCTGGCGACCCCATCCTCTCCTTAATGGAGCGTTTCAAAGAAGATCCCCGGGGCGATAAAGTTAACCTCAGTATCGGTCTGTACTACAACGAAGCAGGCATTATTCCGCAGCTGCAGGCGGTGGCCAAAGCCGAAGCGCGTCTTAATGCCACGCCGCACGGCGCGTCGCTCTATCTGCCGATGGAAGGGCTGAACAGCTATCGTCACACCATTGCTCCGCTGCTGTTTGGCGCAGAGCATCCGGTGCTGGTGGAAAAGCGCGTCGCCACTATCCAGACCCTGGGCGGCTCAGGCGCGCTGAAAGTCGGTGCCGACTTCCTGCACAAGTATTTCCCGGAATCCGGTGTCTGGGTGAGCGACCCGACCTGGGAAAACCACGTTGCCATCTTTGAAGGTGCCGGTTTCACGGTGCAAACCTACCCGTGGTTTGACGACCAGACCAACGGCGTGTGCGTTGGCGCGTTGCTGGAAAAACTGAGCACCCTGCCGGAACGCAGCATTGTGCTGCTGCACCCGTGCTGCCATAACCCGACCGGTGCCGATCTGACCAACGATCAGTGGGATGCGGTCATTGAAGTGCTGAAGGCCCGCAACCTGATCCCCTTCCTCGACATTGCCTATCAGGGCTTTGGTGCCGGGATGGAAGAGGACGCCTATGCCATTCGCGCCATCGCCAGCGCAGGCCTGCCGGCACTGGTCAGTAACTCCTTCTCCAAAATCTTCTCGCTGTATGGCGAGCGTGTCGGCGGCCTGTCGGTAGTCTGCGAGGATCAGGATGCTGCCGGACGCGTGCTCGGCCAGCTGAAAGCCACCGTGCGTCGCATCTACTCCAGCCCGCCAAACTTTGGCGCGCAGGTGGTGGCGACCGTGCTGGGCGATGATGAACTCAAGGCCGAGTGGCTGGCGGAAGTGGAAGCGATGCGTACCCGTATCCTTTCCATGCGTCAGACGCTGGTCGACGTGCTGAAAGAGGCGGTTCCGGGGCACAACTTCGACTACCTGCTACAGCAGCGCGGCATGTTCAGCTACACCGGCTTCAGCGCGCAGCAGGTGGATCGCCTGCGTGATGAGTTTGGCGTCTACCTGATTGCCAGCGGACGCATGTGCGTGGCGGGTCTGAACAGCAGCAACGTTCAGCGCGTGGCGCAGGCTTTTGCCGCTGTGATGTAAGCACTTACTCACGGTCTCCTTCCGTTGGCGAAGGGGGCCGGAATAGGTAAACCCCGCTTTGTGATACCCCTCTTTTTATTATGGTTTATATAAAGAATTCCCTTTCATTCCCCTCCGGCTACGGTTATTTTCGAGGTGGTTTTTGACCATCCGCTCAAAATAAAAAATAACGGTTTCAATATTCAGGGGAAAACATGCGCAAAATCACACTGGCGCTCAGCGCCGTCTGCTTATTGCTCCCGCTCAGCCACCCGGTGGTGGCGCGCCCCTCATCACCTCCACCGTTATACACCGGCACCACCACCGCCAGACTGGCCGAGCAGGCACCGATCCACTGGGTGTCTGTTGCCCAGATTGAAAACAGCCTGATGGGGCGTCCGCCCATGTCGGTGGGATTTGATATTGATGACACCGTGCTGTTCTCCAGCCCGGGCTTCTGGCGGGGTAAAAAAACCTGGTCACCGGACAGTGATGACTACCTGAAAAACCCGGCCTTCTGGCAGCAGATGAACAACGGCTGGGACGAGTTCAGCATTCCGAAAGAGGTGGCCCGCGCGCTGATTGCCATGCACGTCAAGCGTGGCGACAGGATCTGGTTTATTACCGGGCGTCATCCCACTAAAACCGAAACCGTCACCAAAACGTTGCAGGACGCTTTCCTGATCCCTGCCGCGGCCATGAATCCGGTCATTTTTGCCGGTGAGAAATCTGGCAGAAACAACAAAGCCCAGTGGATGGAGCAGAAGCAGATCAAGATTTACTACGGCGATGCGGACAACGACATAACTGCGGCTCGCGAGGCGGGTGCCAGAGGCATCCGGGTGCTGCGCGCCTCCAACTCGACGTACAAACCGCTCCCACAGGCGGGAGCGTTTGGCGAAGAGGTGATCGTCAATTCAGAATACTGAGTGTTCGGGCAGAAAAGACGCTTTTTTAAGCACATTTTCCCGCTACGGGTTTTACCTTTCGTCGTATTGCTGCACACTTAGAAGGATTATCCTGTAAAACGGAGCAGCACATGTGGTATCAGCAAACCCTGACCCTGCGCGCCAGGTCTCGTGGTTTTCATCTGGTGACGGACGAGGTCCTTGGACAGATCCGCGATCTTCCCCGCATTAACGTCGGTTTACTGCATCTGTTGCTGCAACACACGTCAGCCTCCCTCACCCTCAACGAGAATTGCGATCCCACCGTCCGTTCCGATATGGAGCAGCATTTTCTCAAAACCGTTCCCGACGATGCCCGCTGGGAACATGATGATGAGGGGCCAGACGACATGCCTTCCCATATTAAATCCTCCTTGCTGGGCGTCTCTTTGCTGCTGCCGGTGAATCACGGCCGCGTGCAGCTCGGCACCTGGCAGGGGATCTGGCTGGGAGAACACCGTATCCATGGCGGTTCGCGCAAAATTATCGCTACGCTACAAGGGGAATAATGATGACCATTTCGGAGATACTTCAGTACTGCATGAATAAGCCGGGCGCGGAGCAAAGCGTGCACAGTGACTGGAAGGCCACCCAGATCAAGGTCGCAGACGTGCTGTTTGCGATGGTGAAAGACGTGGAGGGGCGTCCGGCGGCCTCGCTAAAAACCAGCCCGGAACTGGCGGATTTGCTGCGCCAGCAGCACACCGACGTGCGTCCCAGCAAGCACCTGAATAAAGCGCACTGGAGCACGGTCTATCTGGATGGGTCGATACCGGATTCGCAGATTTACTATCTGGTGGATGCCTCGTACAAGCAGGCGGTGGAACTGCTGCCGGAGATGACCCGGCAGCAGCTGTCAGTGTGACGACTACAGAAGCGGTTTAAGGAAGCGGGCCGTGTGCGAGGCTTCGCACTCCGCGACGGTTTCCGGGGTGCCGGAAACCAGGATTTCGCCGCCGCCGCTGCCGCCTTCCGGACCGAGATCGACAATCCAGTCTGCGGTTTTAATCACGTCCAGGTTGTGCTCAATCACCACGATAGTGTTGCCCTGATCGCGCAGCTGGTGCAGCACGTCGAGTAACTGCTGGATATCGGCAAAGTGCAGACCGGTGGTCGGCTCATCCAGAATGTACAGCGTCTGCCCGGTGCCGCGTTTGGAGAGCTCACGCGCCAGCTTCACGCGCTGCGCCTCGCCGCCCGACAGGGTGGTTGCCGACTGGCCCAGACGAATGTAGGTCAGACCGACATCCATCAGGGTCTGGAGCTTACGCGCCAGCGCCGGAACGGCATCAAAGAACTCACGGGCCTCTTCGATGGTCATATCCAGCACTTCGTGGATGGTCTTGCCTTTGTACTTAATCTCCAGCGTTTCGCGGTTATAGCGTTTGCCTTTGCACTGGTCGCACGGCACGTAGATATCCGGCAGGAAGTGCATTTCGACCTTGATCACCCCATCGCCCTGACAGGCTTCACAGCGGCCACCGCGGACGTTAAAGCTGAAACGTCCAGGCGTATAGCCGCGCGAACGCGATTCCGGCACGCCGGCAAAGAGTTCACGTACCGGCGTAAACACGCCGGTATAGGTGGCCGGGTTCGAGCGCGGCGTACGGCCGATCGGGCTCTGGTCGATATCGATCACCTTGTCGAAGTGCTCCAGGCCGTGGATCTCGCGATACGGCGCCGGTTCAGCAAGGGTTGCCCCGTTCAGCTGGGTCTGAGCAATCGGGAACAGGGTGTCGTTAATCAGCGTTGATTTACCGGAACCCGAGACACCCGTGATACAGGTGAACAGGCCGACCGGCAGGGTCAGGGTCACGTCTTTCAGGTTGTTACCGCGCGCCCCGGTGAGCTTCAGCACTTTTTCCGGGTTGGCGGGTACGCGCTGTTTCGGCACTTCAATCTTGCGCTTGCCGCTCATGTACTGGCCGGTCAGGGATTCTGGTACCGCCATAATGGCGTCCAGTGGACCTTCCGCTACCACCTGGCCGCCGTGGACGCCGGCCCCGGGGCCGATGTCGATCACGTGGTCGGCCGCGCGGATCGCGTCTTCATCGTGCTCAACCACAATCACCGTGTTGCCGAGGTTACGCAGATGGATCAGCGTCCCGAGCAGACGCTCGTTGTCGCGCTGGTGCAGGCCGATGGACGGCTCATCCAGCACGTACATTACCCCCACCAGGCCCGCGCCGATCTGGCTCGCCAGACGGATACGCTGGGCTTCACCGCCGGACAGGGTCTCTGCCGAGCGGGAAAGAGTGAGGTAGTTCAGACCGACGTTGACCAG
Coding sequences within it:
- the alr gene encoding alanine racemase codes for the protein MQAATVVINRRALRHNLQRLRELAPASKLVAVVKANAYGHGLIETARTLPDADAFGVARLEEALRLREGGITQPILLLEGFFNATDLPTIAAKRLHTAVHNLEQLEALESAVLSEPVTVWMKLDTGMHRLGIRPEQAEAFYQRLSQCQNVHQPVNIVSHFARADEPECGATEQQLDIFNTFCEGKPGMRSIAASGGILLWPQSHFDWARPGIILYGVSPLEGKPWGPDFGFQPVMSLTSSLIAVREHKAGEPVGYGGTWVSERDTRLGVVAMGYGDGYPRAAPSGTPVLVNGREVTIVGRVAMDMICIDLGPEAQEKAGDPVTLWGEGLLVERIAEITKVSAYELITRLTSRVAMHYLD
- the tyrB gene encoding aromatic amino acid transaminase; translated protein: MFQKVDAYAGDPILSLMERFKEDPRGDKVNLSIGLYYNEAGIIPQLQAVAKAEARLNATPHGASLYLPMEGLNSYRHTIAPLLFGAEHPVLVEKRVATIQTLGGSGALKVGADFLHKYFPESGVWVSDPTWENHVAIFEGAGFTVQTYPWFDDQTNGVCVGALLEKLSTLPERSIVLLHPCCHNPTGADLTNDQWDAVIEVLKARNLIPFLDIAYQGFGAGMEEDAYAIRAIASAGLPALVSNSFSKIFSLYGERVGGLSVVCEDQDAAGRVLGQLKATVRRIYSSPPNFGAQVVATVLGDDELKAEWLAEVEAMRTRILSMRQTLVDVLKEAVPGHNFDYLLQQRGMFSYTGFSAQQVDRLRDEFGVYLIASGRMCVAGLNSSNVQRVAQAFAAVM
- the aphA gene encoding acid phosphatase AphA, with the translated sequence MRKITLALSAVCLLLPLSHPVVARPSSPPPLYTGTTTARLAEQAPIHWVSVAQIENSLMGRPPMSVGFDIDDTVLFSSPGFWRGKKTWSPDSDDYLKNPAFWQQMNNGWDEFSIPKEVARALIAMHVKRGDRIWFITGRHPTKTETVTKTLQDAFLIPAAAMNPVIFAGEKSGRNNKAQWMEQKQIKIYYGDADNDITAAREAGARGIRVLRASNSTYKPLPQAGAFGEEVIVNSEY
- a CDS encoding secondary thiamine-phosphate synthase enzyme YjbQ; the encoded protein is MWYQQTLTLRARSRGFHLVTDEVLGQIRDLPRINVGLLHLLLQHTSASLTLNENCDPTVRSDMEQHFLKTVPDDARWEHDDEGPDDMPSHIKSSLLGVSLLLPVNHGRVQLGTWQGIWLGEHRIHGGSRKIIATLQGE
- a CDS encoding MmcQ/YjbR family DNA-binding protein, which codes for MTISEILQYCMNKPGAEQSVHSDWKATQIKVADVLFAMVKDVEGRPAASLKTSPELADLLRQQHTDVRPSKHLNKAHWSTVYLDGSIPDSQIYYLVDASYKQAVELLPEMTRQQLSV
- the uvrA gene encoding excinuclease ABC subunit UvrA translates to MDKIEVRGARTHNLKNINLVIPRDKLIVVTGLSGSGKSSLAFDTLYAEGQRRYVESLSAYARQFLSLMEKPDVDHIEGLSPAISIEQKSTSHNPRSTVGTITEIHDYLRLLYARVGEPRCPDHDVPLAAQTVSQMVDNVLAQPEGKRLMLLAPIIKERKGEHTKTLENLASQGYIRARIDGEVCDLSDPPKLELQKKHTIEVVIDRFKVRDDLTQRLAESFETALDLSGGTAVVADMDDPQAEELLFSANFACPVCGYSMRELEPRLFSFNNPAGACPTCDGLGVQQYFDPDRVIQNPELSLAGGAIRGWDKRNFYYFQMLKSLAEHYKFDVEAPWGSLSPTVHKVILFGSAKENIEFKYMNDRGDTSVRRHPFEGVLHNMERRYKETESSAVREELAKFISNRSCATCDGTRLRREARHVYVENTPLPTISDMSIGHAMDFFNNLKLSGQRAQIAEKVLKEIGDRLKFLVNVGLNYLTLSRSAETLSGGEAQRIRLASQIGAGLVGVMYVLDEPSIGLHQRDNERLLGTLIHLRNLGNTVIVVEHDEDAIRAADHVIDIGPGAGVHGGQVVAEGPLDAIMAVPESLTGQYMSGKRKIEVPKQRVPANPEKVLKLTGARGNNLKDVTLTLPVGLFTCITGVSGSGKSTLINDTLFPIAQTQLNGATLAEPAPYREIHGLEHFDKVIDIDQSPIGRTPRSNPATYTGVFTPVRELFAGVPESRSRGYTPGRFSFNVRGGRCEACQGDGVIKVEMHFLPDIYVPCDQCKGKRYNRETLEIKYKGKTIHEVLDMTIEEAREFFDAVPALARKLQTLMDVGLTYIRLGQSATTLSGGEAQRVKLARELSKRGTGQTLYILDEPTTGLHFADIQQLLDVLHQLRDQGNTIVVIEHNLDVIKTADWIVDLGPEGGSGGGEILVSGTPETVAECEASHTARFLKPLL